In Haliotis asinina isolate JCU_RB_2024 chromosome 15, JCU_Hal_asi_v2, whole genome shotgun sequence, the sequence GTCAAAAGATGAACAGATGATGAAAACTATTTTCACAATAGCTCATAGTTTTAACCTGTTTCACTGGCAGAACAAAATAAGTGCAGGCATTAATACTGCAGCATGCTCCCAGTGGCTCTCCGTTTCAGGGTTCAGATGCAACATTCTGTAGTAGTCTTTGGTAATGTATTGGTCCCAGATTGCTTCATACTGCTATGGAATTGCTAGGAATCCATGGAAGTTGACGTCTGCTCATCTCCATCTGCTGTTCGTCTCCTCTGCTGCAGAATGTAACCGATCTTAACCAACCGGCTCAACATGTCAACCAGTGTCTGCTGTGTCTCACCTAAATTCAGAAAAGATAACCATGAGGCTGGTTCTATCATGTTAACTTTATCATTAAATTCAAACAAAAGTAGCTTTTGAAATTAAGTCACAACTAAGCACATCTGACTGATATTTCACATGTAAAATATAATTGGTCATTTATAGTTCATAAAGTGACACATGGTGCTTAGGCTCACTTGTTTTCAAAGTTATGAACCACTAGAAGGATCCCATGCATAGAGAATAAGTGAGCTAACTTGATATATCAAGATGATATACACCagacatgaacttcacacattgtgaccatgtggggaatcgaactcgacaagcaaacactttaatctCTAGGCCACATACATGGAGGCATCACTGTAATTCATTTAGCACAATGACAAAAAACTGTTTTCATGCTTACAGTAAGACAaacaatatactgaacaaaaaaaaatattaataaatattttgGAAGATACTTGATGAAGAGAAGACTGAACAAAACTTTTCCTAAAATCTGTTCCATGATATTCATGATCCTATACTATTTTGCTCAGTATATATTCATGATTCAAGTGATGCAAAATGCTATGGTCACTGAAATGTCACATTGTGTTTCAATCACTACTGATGCTCCTATTATCCCATGAGATGATAAATATACAGAgcagaaaaagaaacataaGTTTCGAaagaatgaaatctcataaaggaAAGCGCTCATGTTTGTGTCTTGTATTTCCAAGTTTGGCAAAAgacagagttgtgtttcttttgctgttcagtgtatatATACTCGCCAATCCAAATACATGACAGTTGTCTTGTTCTATTACTAGTCTTCAACAGTTTGTAACTAGCTCTgcataaacacaacaaaaagttcatttatattttataatgAGAAATGCTTCAGAATTATGGCACTTGGGAGGTACCACCTTTAGATTTTCACTTGTCTTCAGAATGGTTTAGTAGTCTCAGACTAGCAGACCAGTGTGAACTTTGAATTCTACATACCCTTGAAATGTGTGTGAAGAGATGGGTGGAGTTTCAGCTTGAACTGGAGTCTGTTGCCTGTAATAACCAGTCCATCCAGCTGTACTTTCTCCAAGACATGCTTCATTTGTTCCACAGCATGTTCCGTCAGGCCCTCCATTGCAGCCTCTATTCCCACAGTAGTAAACTGTTCCTTTGCAGCATACACTGAAGGATTCACAGTTTCAGCAGAAACATGATCATTTTTACCACCACTTGAAAACCTTGGTGATTTGGCAATGGCAAGTTCATTTTGAGTACTCTCTGAAAACAATGCTCCTTCTTCTGGATTATGATGATTGTCAACTTCTGTAAACTTTGGAAGTTTGCCAGTTTCTGAAAAAGCTGCCGCTTGTACAGGAACACCTTTATCATTATCACATACAGGAAACTCTGGAGAATCTGCATCCACAGTTACATCCTTACTTTGAGCTTTAGAGCTTAGATAAGATGATGTAGCATTGAGTCGTGTAGACATACTTTCTATCTCAGGCataattgttttctttcttttaacACGTTGGTGAAAAGACTGATGTCTTTTCCTCTTGTTACTTTTCCCCTCTGCAGTTGTCTCTGGCTCCATACTGCTTATATCTACAGCAGTCTCTGGCTCCATACTGCTTACATCTGCCACAGTTACTGGCTCCACACTGCCTCCATAGCACAAATCTGTCCCCTCTGTCTCACCTTGAAAACATCTACTGTTTCCAAAACCGTTTTCCTCAATTTCCTCTGCAATCTGAAGTTGAAGGAAAGAATCAACCATCACCaaatttgtatcaacatttccTCTCGCATCTAACCCTAAATCAGCTGCATTGTCCTTAGAcccttgatgatgatgagaaaTACTCTTTTCTTCAGGATCTTGATGATGAAGAGAAGTATTTCTTTCTTTAGACCCTTGATGAACAGAGGGTTCTCTTTCCTCTGGATCTTGATGATACTGAAGATCTGTTTCAAGAACCTCTTCAGGAGACATCTGGGCATCCTCCATTTGTACCAAACACTTACCTACATCATTTGAACACTCACGTTTTTCCTCTGACACAGATGAGGACTTTTCTACAGTTTGCTTCTGATTCAGACTTTCCAGATGTAAGTCAAGCTCTGTACAGATTTCAATCTCATTTTCAATACTACTGTTAGAAGTTCCTGGTGACCTGCTATCTCCACCAAGGACTAGATGACTAGAGTTTGACttatcagtatcacaaacagACAATCTTTCACTAGTTTTGCTATCATTAGATTGTCGGTCAGTTCTTGCTGGAGATCCACCTGAACAAGCCAACTCAAATATATCAGAACCcacatcctcatcctcatcagaGATGACAGTGTTATTACATTTTGCCTGCAACAATGGTGTAGCCACTTCTGATTCACCAACAGATACCTCATGTTCAGTGAAGATGTCACTTTctgtttccttcaagaacagTGAAGTCTCTTCTGAGTCGCAAGCAGAGGATGCATCTTTAGGAGAGAAGTTACTTTGGGTTCCCTGCAACAGTGGTGAAGATTCCTCTTTTAATTCAGAACCCATGTCTTCATCTTCAGCAGACACACTACTGTTAGCATTACTCTGTGTTTTTTGTAGCAGTTGTGTAGATTCTTTAACATCATCACCAGTAGCCTCATCATGAGCAATGTTGGATCTTAAATCAGGACTGGAATCATTTTCAGGCACCACAGACCCTGACTCTTTGCTGGGATGACTATCAACAGTCAATGATTTCACCTTGCAAATACCACCATCAGTCCCAGCATCTTTACCATCGCTATCTTCATCAATGGCTTCAGCAACACTGGCCAGTACTGACAAGGAACTGGCAGAGTTATTCCGAGTTACAAGTTTCTTGTAGATATTGGATATAACTGGACTTTTATTTGGAGAGTTCAGTGCTGAAATTGGAGTGCCCATTGATTTATTAGGGGACATATTAGATGgttctgtttcttttgtttcagtGGATGGAGACACATTAAAGCACAAACCCTGTGCTTCTAAACTTTCAGATGTATCTGTTTTGTATTCTTCATCAACTGAAGATGTCACTTGGGACACCTGCTCTGTTTTTGAATGTATGTTTTTGGCACCCTTAGCAGATAAAGGTTCAGAATGGCATCCACTTCCTGACTGTTCAGTATTACTTGAATTATCTTCTCTACCAACACTGGAATTCTGACTCTGATTTAAAGAAGCTGCAGGACCTGGTCCAACAGAAGTATGTGATTTCCCATCTGATATAGCAGGGTCAACACTGTTTTGGGAACATGCGGAATCAGGGCTGatggttttcatgttttctcTCTCTGCCTTTTCTGGAGATACCACCACCAGACAGTCATTCAGCTCATCAAAGGGACCCAGTGCTGTACATTCATAATGTTCCCCACCTTCGTTCTGGAACACTATCACATGACCACCAGGTTTGGCCACTTCATGCATCTCGTTTGGGGATAAGAAACATTTTCTCTTTGGTGACCCAACAGGAGTGTCTTGGAAGAAGTCGACAGGCATGGAAAGAAGTTTATCCTGTCCATCTGATAAATCTGGTTCTGTTCTGCCAGGACTGTTATCATTCACGGAAAGGGTGTGAGTTGGCACTACAGTCCTAATGTCTTTGCACACTGTCCCTACATTTGTTGGCACAACATCAAGTACTTGCACAAAAGGAGGTTGAGTTGTCTGTTCAGACATGCGTTGCTGCAGGTTTGAACCTTGCTCAAAGGATGTAGGTTGGAAACTCTGGTGACACGAATCATTTGTACTAGTAAATCCAGAATTGTCCATATCACTGGTATGTTCACTCTTAGAAGCCACCTCTCTGATCTCCTCAGCAGCAATACTAAGGATATCAATTTTGTTCTGTGTAACAGTTGGTTGTTTCATGACTCTAAACACAAGTCCACTTTCACTTTTATAATCTGTAAATTTCATGTTTTCCTTTACAAAATAATTACCTCCTGGAATCTCTGACCTCTCACAACAGAAAACAGAATTGGGTGGCATTATTGGACTCCATTCATCTGGGTTTCTTTGTGTCAATCCTGAAATGCACTGAATGCCAGGATCAGAGGGTGTTGCTGAAGTGGTCATATTTCCAACAACCATTTCGTGGCCAGAACCATCAAAGTTCACACACATCTGTTTGGTCATATTTTGAGCAACAGTTTGTGTCTGGCTAAGGTTCCCAATATCTCCTCCACCAGCTAGTGTCTGGACCCCACTTGCATTCACATTCAAACCCCTTTGGTCATTTTGAGCAACAGTCCGAGTCTGACAAAGGTTCCCAACAATTTTCCCACTACCACTAACTTTCTGGCCATCACTTGCATCCAACTTTAACCCCCTCTGCTTGTGTACTTTCAGGCTAGTTTGACCTGCAGTTTGAGGTAGACTGAGGTTTCCGATAATCTTCCCATCACTTCTACAAACAAGTATTTTACCTGTAGCTGCATCCACTTTG encodes:
- the LOC137265531 gene encoding serine-rich adhesin for platelets-like, whose amino-acid sequence is MARETDLSSETILLEDKIFEKHATGPVPNTADGVTLKIMNDLFKVPHENLQNTLKEHCVLVSHTTPTTSLAPDSVSTNTFMLKLSDHQVVHSKHRRRKYSQYKVPVPGTVLSSVPQTLKLSHTNRDCVKSVNSTANIHNPDDGKAESESSTSCLSTFHNGEQVLMNSQCGSRTTLTEERPSPLSGNKFGSYIRGDHTGDFQCPQFMNSNVKTDDLQKTQRHGDSETATASSMPHHQQPGRKQEANQIVLKPVEHRLGDDHSGRVGQFQTGITQSFETKEIPWQEEVLQPYCDCQISSFTDDMARACTISYQGFPVRLPHVGSVLIQEHQLITFVRNGKIYVSICELKSRNMIHNFTKFSSLLRSQSNLLPLAGTEVEFLKQKGRVKDSSNARLVSLDHLRWIYRTQAVQQQDAFNTAVSQCPWYSLTLGHSCRKVAMLNPTQDYVCPVCLQVEQRPIEATTQRYECDLCFQANESSSVLQTQMTKVNYASKTQKVEQTSFVVREDGKLQTVIMGQIKVAEKNVAAFCKGDVTYVSCRHLLVHLYQFPWENFVSLVKSLDLCFMEAPVMVCHFFQKLAYPQELVNGKVWCSVQNLRCIACFSVGQMNNTQYLEKNKILALIAQGKYVEEFPYDAKGGETEKSLIPPKSQVSTTNSNASTVMQASPGKTVVKVDAATGKILVCRSDGKIIGNLSLPQTAGQTSLKVHKQRGLKLDASDGQKVSGSGKIVGNLCQTRTVAQNDQRGLNVNASGVQTLAGGGDIGNLSQTQTVAQNMTKQMCVNFDGSGHEMVVGNMTTSATPSDPGIQCISGLTQRNPDEWSPIMPPNSVFCCERSEIPGGNYFVKENMKFTDYKSESGLVFRVMKQPTVTQNKIDILSIAAEEIREVASKSEHTSDMDNSGFTSTNDSCHQSFQPTSFEQGSNLQQRMSEQTTQPPFVQVLDVVPTNVGTVCKDIRTVVPTHTLSVNDNSPGRTEPDLSDGQDKLLSMPVDFFQDTPVGSPKRKCFLSPNEMHEVAKPGGHVIVFQNEGGEHYECTALGPFDELNDCLVVVSPEKAERENMKTISPDSACSQNSVDPAISDGKSHTSVGPGPAASLNQSQNSSVGREDNSSNTEQSGSGCHSEPLSAKGAKNIHSKTEQVSQVTSSVDEEYKTDTSESLEAQGLCFNVSPSTETKETEPSNMSPNKSMGTPISALNSPNKSPVISNIYKKLVTRNNSASSLSVLASVAEAIDEDSDGKDAGTDGGICKVKSLTVDSHPSKESGSVVPENDSSPDLRSNIAHDEATGDDVKESTQLLQKTQSNANSSVSAEDEDMGSELKEESSPLLQGTQSNFSPKDASSACDSEETSLFLKETESDIFTEHEVSVGESEVATPLLQAKCNNTVISDEDEDVGSDIFELACSGGSPARTDRQSNDSKTSERLSVCDTDKSNSSHLVLGGDSRSPGTSNSSIENEIEICTELDLHLESLNQKQTVEKSSSVSEEKRECSNDVGKCLVQMEDAQMSPEEVLETDLQYHQDPEEREPSVHQGSKERNTSLHHQDPEEKSISHHHQGSKDNAADLGLDARGNVDTNLVMVDSFLQLQIAEEIEENGFGNSRCFQGETEGTDLCYGGSVEPVTVADVSSMEPETAVDISSMEPETTAEGKSNKRKRHQSFHQRVKRKKTIMPEIESMSTRLNATSSYLSSKAQSKDVTVDADSPEFPVCDNDKGVPVQAAAFSETGKLPKFTEVDNHHNPEEGALFSESTQNELAIAKSPRFSSGGKNDHVSAETVNPSVYAAKEQFTTVGIEAAMEGLTEHAVEQMKHVLEKVQLDGLVITGNRLQFKLKLHPSLHTHFKGETQQTLVDMLSRLVKIGYILQQRRRTADGDEQTSTSMDS